The Amycolatopsis coloradensis sequence CGAGGATTCCGACGTCTGGGGTCTCAGCGGGCACGTGACCCCGCCGGTCATCGGCGAAGACCCGAGGACCGACCGCTGATGGACTGGATCCGGTTGCACGTCGGCGAGCTGTTCCTTCTCTGGTCGGCGCACGGACGCGACGAACTGCCCGCGGTGCTGGAGGTCCCGCACGTCGGGCGGACACCGGAGTTCCGGGCGGAACTGGTGGCCACGGCGAGCGCGACGCTGTCCGAACGCGGCCTCGGCACGGTCGACTCGCCCGCGCCCGAGCTGGTGCGGCTGCTGCACACCGTCGCGAACAGCGAACTCACGCTGGACCTGCGGCTCGACGGCGACCCGGCGTACCGGGCCGTCGGCTGCGTGTCCGACCGCGGCGCGGTCGCGATCGGCGTTTCGGGCACCGACGTCGAGCTGTCCGAGCTGCGGGAGCCGCTCGTCGCCGCGACCCTGCTGCAGGCGCTGCCGCCGTGCGAGCAGGGACGGGGCCTCTCGGTCAACCTGCGTGTCGACGACTACACGGCCGCGTGCGAGGCGGGGGAGCGCGGCGGGCAGCCGGCGTTCTCCGATGTCCTGCGCGACGCCGGGCTGCGGGAACCCGAGGTCATCGTGCTGGTCCGGATCGCGACGCGGCGGATCGGCGGCGGGCGGCTCGGGGCGGCCAGGAAGTCGTGGGAGGGCCGCTGGGTGCGCGGCGAAGGGACGTTGACCTGGGTGGACACCCCCGACGGCCGCTACGGGCTTCGCCGCGATCGAGGGTGGCTGACCGTCACCCCGCTCGACGCGTCGCGGCTGAAGTCGATGGCGTACGAGCTGTTCACGGGGGCTCGCCAGAGCGGTTAACGAGGGTTAACATCGCGGGGTGACGCACACCGCCGACGCCCCAGAAGTGCTCTGGCGCCCTGAGCCGAGCCGCCTGCCCGACACCAAGATCGACGCGTTCCGCCAGTGGCTGCGCACCGAACGCGGCGTGGAGGTCGACGACTACAACGCGTTGTGGGAGTTCTCCGTCCAGCGCGTACCGGAGTTCTGGTCCGCCGTCGCCGACTTCCTCGGCGTGCGCTGGCACGACGAGCCCGGTGAGGTGCTCACCGGCGGGATGCCGGACGCGCGCTGGTTCGAGGGCGGCACGCTGAACTACGCCGAGCACTCGCTCATGCCCGGTGTCGCGGGCGCCGCGAAGGCCGACGACGAGGTCGCCGTGATCTTCCATCGCGAAGACGGCCTCTCGTCGCAGCTGACGTACGGCGCTCTGCGGTCCGCCGTCGCCTCCGCGCGGGAAGGGCTGCGCAAGCTGGGAGTGTCCAAAGGGGACAGGGTCGTCGCGCTGGCGCCGAACTGCCCGCAGACGCTGATCGCCTTCCTCGCCACCGCGAGCCTCGGCGCGATCTGGTCGTCGTGCTCGCCGGACTTCGGCGTCCGCGCGATCACCGACCGCTTCGCGCAGATCGAGCCGAAGGTGCTGATCGCGGTCAACGGCTACGTCTACAATGGACGGTGGTTCGACAGCAGGTCGACGGTGAACGCCCTGCGGGACGAGATCTCCACGCTCGAAGCGACCGTGCTCGTCGACTACGCCGGCGGCCGCCTCGACGG is a genomic window containing:
- a CDS encoding ESX secretion-associated protein EspG, which translates into the protein MDWIRLHVGELFLLWSAHGRDELPAVLEVPHVGRTPEFRAELVATASATLSERGLGTVDSPAPELVRLLHTVANSELTLDLRLDGDPAYRAVGCVSDRGAVAIGVSGTDVELSELREPLVAATLLQALPPCEQGRGLSVNLRVDDYTAACEAGERGGQPAFSDVLRDAGLREPEVIVLVRIATRRIGGGRLGAARKSWEGRWVRGEGTLTWVDTPDGRYGLRRDRGWLTVTPLDASRLKSMAYELFTGARQSG